One stretch of Daphnia pulicaria isolate SC F1-1A chromosome 6, SC_F0-13Bv2, whole genome shotgun sequence DNA includes these proteins:
- the LOC124343815 gene encoding uncharacterized protein LOC124343815, translating into MGVVLLLGVVPLMVGYCSPGEISVPFIKQQRRNQSSDHLRHGNNCFLCRVKTIRNHRLQSTTPPRRRRTAQLHFMVVKKREKRRKNEWSSPTWQQQLQCTTFHQLHISSYHQFAFMENGAHCCSVSYC; encoded by the exons atgg gcgtcgtgctgctgttgggtgttgtaccATTGATGGTTGGTTACTGTTCCCCTGGCGAGATATCGGTTCCCTTCATAAAGCAACAACGAAGAAATCAGTCAAGTgatcatctccgacacggcaacaactgctttCTTTGTCGTGTTAAAACAATTCGCAATCATAG gctccaaagtactacaccaccaaggcgccGGAGAACTGCACAACTACAtttcatgg tcgtaaaaaaaagggagaaaaggcgaaagaaCGAGTGGTCATCTCCGACATGGCAACAGCAACTGCAGTGCACTACTTTTCACCAGCTGCATATTTCGTCGTACCACCAGTTTGCattcatgg AGAATGGTGCGCATTGCTGTTCGGTGTCGTattgttga
- the LOC124343585 gene encoding protein timeless-like isoform X1, which yields MDWLKLSGGIPSLSLIPLGILHNNKYYISDDCLLHLEEIVEKLNCEDPTTRPLRCALGFMDILNKDLIPILINSKDQPSVFCSTIKLLVGLTVPVECLVCVDTSNQSPTSQHIVHELTQLLYNAKEAFLDPRATRAVIDHLHRLLEKQPLSSDDSESVNHSLLLIRNILHAPERPPNMTEVGDNEAAIASAQPGSNNSQTPYLGPHSHSHGFTADCSQQNRLLWNLFSQGLDRLLINLLASSQKNEWVVTIVQLIALFYKDQHVENMQKLLGTWINPTTSESSEDDDESNTSPPIGPCNSPQILTSSSDPTSDSSDSAQRKASALAPQDENSEANQNESQTETMTTIEKKAVVTNTASTTSPGATTQVATGKSSRSKGHKFSTVSGAPGGDTASTSSTAPSQYSSQSDKSRRSSQHSVSSGFHSENSGNQHPSHHAKDSDDHKEKSSKRRCHGNSQNSERRNETVIPTTIQTPVIIKEEILSTSFSGTPTVTLQQTEDTNNKRSNKVTHKTGKVQPPEKEQRRKKLSKRSRTMGHIKMKAVQYTPTEEDISQLLKEFTVDFLLNGYNALVGELHQQLLQQDDLPLDKSHFLWLITYFLRFASQLELDMEHFKDVFTIDLLCYLTWEAVRETEEFEMNSLRPSIDLKPCLRRLHLGVTAIREYLQALETYSRLGSSQNAAGNGSSQGYEERICQLRGYLPAIRDLRQLFLLQLRHFNPIIQSRRYLRDVITANHVLLLTLERAAQQSTYGPSFDLRDHLHQFCSKTILTRYGTALEDFKTNGPFVNDCILTVLHHIGADLGRADLLCEPVILRSFSKIWEEEFNMCDDWDDLIEYVVQKFLRNFQTGGCYDVGSPQRSVSGSPDQMGGSPATDTEAQQQFDAQASPAGDDDPFFDAPRTDIESLRGQLMDSGFQKQLDWIQSSLLVSCSARLGTYNGQEFRNPIASLSRKMKVSCPIIPWTEVEASALRSDLFLFLLHRLGLLPPIPHAGLYPRIPPEWSTDTIYSVALSFGPIDQQKVDFDLSLVSKVELPIPSSLAEMPADGSLPLTWQPYLGPGPSTSLSAVPHHWLHWVEQSGSLFRSAEITSHGHNSSHSISNHSHRPLDSISTTSSLEVHKTDSSDDEEMEDAVLNACTGSGMGNMTEGEPVSSNESVSMEEVRPDWAAMQMNTGGGGDSSSNEEMAAIGSEISLSRDGRDV from the exons ATGGATTGGCTGAAATTGAGTGGTGGTATCCCATCTTTGTCTCTCATTCCATTAGGAATTCTCCACAATAACAAATATTACATCAGTGATGATTGTTTGC TTCACCTTGaggaaattgttgaaaaacTCAACTGCGAAGACCCAACTACTCGTCCACTTCGGTGTGCCCTCGGCTTCATGGACATTCTAAATAAG GATCTGATCCCTATCCTGATCAACAGTAAGGATCAACCCAGCGTCTTTTGTTCTACAATCAA GTTGTTGGTTGGTCTAACGGTCCCCGTCGAATGTCTCGTCTGCGTGGATACTTCCAACCAGAGCCCGACTTCCCAGCACATCGTTCACGAGCTAACCCAACTTCTTTACAATGCTAAAGAAGCTTTCCTTGATCCCAGGGCCACTCGAGCCGTTATCGATCATCTTCATCGTCTTTTAGAGaag caACCGTTGTCGAGTGACGACAGCGAGTCGGTAAATCACTCGCTGCTTCTCATTCGGAACATCCTTCACGCTCCCGAACGACCCCCAAACATGACTGAGGTCGGCGATAATGAAGCTGCAATAGCTTCGGCTCAACCGGGCTCCAACAATTCGCAGACGCCGTATCTCGGCCCGCACTCTCACAGCCACGGTTTTACAGCCGACTGTTCACAGCAGAATCGCCTATTGTGGAACCTTTTTTCGCAAGGACTCGATCGACTTCTCATCAACTTGTTGGCCTCTTCTCAGAAG AACGAGTGGGTGGTGACGATCGTGCAGCTTATCGCTCTCTTCTACAAAGATCAGCACGTGGAGAACATGCAGAAATTGCTGGGCACGTGGATCAATCCTACCACGTCCGAATCATCCGAAGACGATGACGAAAGCAACACATCGCCTCCC ATCGGCCCGTGCAACAGCCCCCAGATCCTGACTTCTTCCTCCGATCCGACATCCGATTCGTCCGACTCGGCGCAGAGGAAAGCTTCCGCTCTAGCTCCTCAAG ATGAAAACTCCGAGGCAAATCAAAACGAATCACAAACAGAAACTATGACGACAATTGAAAAGAAGGCGGTTGTAACAAATACTGCTTCCACTACGTCGCCAGGAGCAACGACTCAAGTGGCTACTGGAAAGTCAAGTCGTAGTAAAGGTCACAAATTTTCGACCGTTTCTGGAGCACCGGGAGGAGACACTGCTAGCACATCCAGCACTGCTCCTTCTCAATACAGTAGCCAGTCGG ACAAATCGCGACGGTCCAGTCAGCACAGCGTATCCAGTGGCTTCCACTCGGAGAATTCTGGAAATCAACATCCCAGTCATCACGCCAAGGATTCTGATGAtcacaaagaaaaatcttccaagcGACGTTGTCACGGCAACTCTCAGAATTCTGAACGAAGAAATGAAACCGTTATTCCGACTACAATTCAAACTCCCGTCATAATTAAGGAAGAAATTCTTTCAACTAGTTTTAGTGGAACGCCGACTGTAACTCTCCAGCAAACGGAGGATACAAACAATAAAAG aAGTAATAAAGTTACTCACAAAACGGGAAAAGTTCAGCCTCCAGAGAAGGAACAGCGCAGAAAGAAATTGAGTAAACGCAGTCGAACGATGGGTCACATCAAGATGAAGGCCGTTCAGTACACTCCGACCGAGGAAGACATTTCACAACTTTTGAAAGAATTCACCGTTGACTTTCTCCTCAACG GTTACAACGCATTGGTGGGCGAACTGCACCAGCAACTGCTGCAACAGGACGACCTTCCATTGGACAAATCGCACTTTCTCTGGCTCATAACCTACTTCCTACGCTTTGCGTCCCAACTGGAGTTGGATATGGAACACTTTAAAGATGTCTTCACTATTGATCTTTTATGCTACCTGACTTGGGAGGCTGTCCGGGAGACGGAGGAATTCGAAATGAATTCATTGCGGCCTTCAATCGACCTGAAACCTTGTCTGAGGCGCCTACATCTGGGCGTCACCGCTATTCGCGAATATCTTCAAGCGTTGGAAACGTATTCGCGTCTTGGCAGTTCACAGAATGCCGCTGGGAATGGATCGTCCCAAGGCTACGAAGAACGAATTTGTCAGCTACGTGGTTACCTGCCGGCGATACGTGATCTCCGTCAACTTTTCCTGCTCCAACTTCGTCATTTCAATCCAATTATTCAGAGTCGTCGTTATCTCCGTGACGTCATCACAGCCAATCACGTCCTTTTGCTGACGCTCGAGCGAGCCGCCCAGCAGTCGACGTACGGGCCGAGCTTTGATTTGCGGGATCATTTGCATCAATTCTGCTCCAAGACGATACTCACTCGATACGGAACCGCCCTCGAGGATTTCAAAACCAACGGCCCTTTTGTCAACGACTGCATTCTGACTGTATTGCATCATATCGGAGCTGATCTTGGACGAGCTGATCTCTTGTGCGAACCGGTTATTTTGCGTTCCTTCAGCAAAATCTGGGAGGAAGAATTCAAT ATGTGTGACGATTGGGACGACCTTATCGAATATGTTGTGCAGAAATTTTTGCGCAATTTTCAGACCGGCGGCTGTTACGATGTTGGGTCACCACAGAGGAGCGTGAGTGGATCGCCGGATCAAATGGGTGGTTCGCCAGCTACCGACACTGAAGCCCAACAACAGTTTGACGCTCAGGCATCTCCAGCAGGAGACGATGATCCATTTTTCGATGCTCCTCGCACCGATATTGAATCACTCAGGGGTCAGCTTATGGATTCTG GATTCCAAAAACAGCTCGACTGGATTCAGTCTTCCTTATTGGTTTCCTGCTCTGCTCGTTTGGGCACCTACAATGGCCAAGAATTCCGTAATCCGATCGCCAGTCTCAGTCGCAAAATGAAGGTGTCATGTCCGATCATTCCATGGACGGAAGTCGAAGCATCTGCCCTGCGCTCGGATCTCTTCCTCTTCCTGCTTCATCGCTTGGGCCTTCTTCCGCCCATCCCTCATGCCGGACTATATCCTCGTATCCCCCCGGAATGGTCTACGGATACTATATACAGCGTCGCTCTCTCGTTTGGCCCCATCGATCAGCAGAAAGTCGATTTCGATTTGTCACTCGTCAGCAAAGTCGAGTTACCCATTCCCAGCTCGCTCGCAGAGATGCCTGCAGATG GATCCCTACCACTGACTTGGCAACCTTATTTGGGTCCGGGGCCGTCCACATCGCTGTCGGCGGTCCCCCATCATTGGCTGCATTGGGTTGAACAATCAGGATCTTTGTTCCGATCAGCAGAAATCACAAGTCACGGACACAATAGTAGCCACAGCATCAGTAATCACAGTCATCGACCGCTCGATAG caTCAGCACGACTAGTTCGTTGGAAGTCCACAAAACGGACTCGAGCGATGACGAAGAAATGGAAGATGCCGTATTAAATGCGTGTACCGGTAGTGGAATGGGCAATATGACAGAAGGTGAACCAGTTTCGTCAAACGAATCTGTTTCCATGGAAGAAGTCCGTCCTGACTGGGCAGCGATGCAAATGAACACAGGTGGAGGTGGAGACTCTAGTAGCAATGAAGAAATGGCAGCGATTGGAAGTGAAATTTCCTTGTCCCGTGATGGCCGGgatgtttaa
- the LOC124343585 gene encoding protein timeless-like isoform X2, with translation MDWLKLSGGIPSLSLIPLGILHNNKYYISDDCLLHLEEIVEKLNCEDPTTRPLRCALGFMDILNKDLIPILINSKDQPSVFCSTIKLLVGLTVPVECLVCVDTSNQSPTSQHIVHELTQLLYNAKEAFLDPRATRAVIDHLHRLLEKQPLSSDDSESVNHSLLLIRNILHAPERPPNMTEVGDNEAAIASAQPGSNNSQTPYLGPHSHSHGFTADCSQQNRLLWNLFSQGLDRLLINLLASSQKNEWVVTIVQLIALFYKDQHVENMQKLLGTWINPTTSESSEDDDESNTSPPIGPCNSPQILTSSSDPTSDSSDSAQRKASALAPQDENSEANQNESQTETMTTIEKKAVVTNTASTTSPGATTQVATGKSSRSKGHKFSTVSGAPGGDTASTSSTAPSQYSSQSDKSRRSSQHSVSSGFHSENSGNQHPSHHAKDSDDHKEKSSKRRCHGNSQNSERRNETVIPTTIQTPVIIKEEILSTSFSGTPTVTLQQTEDTNNKRSNKVTHKTGKVQPPEKEQRRKKLSKRSRTMGHIKMKAVQYTPTEEDISQLLKEFTVDFLLNGYNALVGELHQQLLQQDDLPLDKSHFLWLITYFLRFASQLELDMEHFKDVFTIDLLCYLTWEAVRETEEFEMNSLRPSIDLKPCLRRLHLGVTAIREYLQALETYSRLGSSQNAAGNGSSQGYEERICQLRGYLPAIRDLRQLFLLQLRHFNPIIQSRRYLRDVITANHVLLLTLERAAQQSTYGPSFDLRDHLHQFCSKTILTRYGTALEDFKTNGPFVNDCILTVLHHIGADLGRADLLCEPVILRSFSKIWEEEFNMCDDWDDLIEYVVQKFLRNFQTGGCYDVGSPQRSVSGSPDQMGGSPATDTEAQQQFDAQASPAGDDDPFFDAPRTDIESLRGFQKQLDWIQSSLLVSCSARLGTYNGQEFRNPIASLSRKMKVSCPIIPWTEVEASALRSDLFLFLLHRLGLLPPIPHAGLYPRIPPEWSTDTIYSVALSFGPIDQQKVDFDLSLVSKVELPIPSSLAEMPADGSLPLTWQPYLGPGPSTSLSAVPHHWLHWVEQSGSLFRSAEITSHGHNSSHSISNHSHRPLDSISTTSSLEVHKTDSSDDEEMEDAVLNACTGSGMGNMTEGEPVSSNESVSMEEVRPDWAAMQMNTGGGGDSSSNEEMAAIGSEISLSRDGRDV, from the exons ATGGATTGGCTGAAATTGAGTGGTGGTATCCCATCTTTGTCTCTCATTCCATTAGGAATTCTCCACAATAACAAATATTACATCAGTGATGATTGTTTGC TTCACCTTGaggaaattgttgaaaaacTCAACTGCGAAGACCCAACTACTCGTCCACTTCGGTGTGCCCTCGGCTTCATGGACATTCTAAATAAG GATCTGATCCCTATCCTGATCAACAGTAAGGATCAACCCAGCGTCTTTTGTTCTACAATCAA GTTGTTGGTTGGTCTAACGGTCCCCGTCGAATGTCTCGTCTGCGTGGATACTTCCAACCAGAGCCCGACTTCCCAGCACATCGTTCACGAGCTAACCCAACTTCTTTACAATGCTAAAGAAGCTTTCCTTGATCCCAGGGCCACTCGAGCCGTTATCGATCATCTTCATCGTCTTTTAGAGaag caACCGTTGTCGAGTGACGACAGCGAGTCGGTAAATCACTCGCTGCTTCTCATTCGGAACATCCTTCACGCTCCCGAACGACCCCCAAACATGACTGAGGTCGGCGATAATGAAGCTGCAATAGCTTCGGCTCAACCGGGCTCCAACAATTCGCAGACGCCGTATCTCGGCCCGCACTCTCACAGCCACGGTTTTACAGCCGACTGTTCACAGCAGAATCGCCTATTGTGGAACCTTTTTTCGCAAGGACTCGATCGACTTCTCATCAACTTGTTGGCCTCTTCTCAGAAG AACGAGTGGGTGGTGACGATCGTGCAGCTTATCGCTCTCTTCTACAAAGATCAGCACGTGGAGAACATGCAGAAATTGCTGGGCACGTGGATCAATCCTACCACGTCCGAATCATCCGAAGACGATGACGAAAGCAACACATCGCCTCCC ATCGGCCCGTGCAACAGCCCCCAGATCCTGACTTCTTCCTCCGATCCGACATCCGATTCGTCCGACTCGGCGCAGAGGAAAGCTTCCGCTCTAGCTCCTCAAG ATGAAAACTCCGAGGCAAATCAAAACGAATCACAAACAGAAACTATGACGACAATTGAAAAGAAGGCGGTTGTAACAAATACTGCTTCCACTACGTCGCCAGGAGCAACGACTCAAGTGGCTACTGGAAAGTCAAGTCGTAGTAAAGGTCACAAATTTTCGACCGTTTCTGGAGCACCGGGAGGAGACACTGCTAGCACATCCAGCACTGCTCCTTCTCAATACAGTAGCCAGTCGG ACAAATCGCGACGGTCCAGTCAGCACAGCGTATCCAGTGGCTTCCACTCGGAGAATTCTGGAAATCAACATCCCAGTCATCACGCCAAGGATTCTGATGAtcacaaagaaaaatcttccaagcGACGTTGTCACGGCAACTCTCAGAATTCTGAACGAAGAAATGAAACCGTTATTCCGACTACAATTCAAACTCCCGTCATAATTAAGGAAGAAATTCTTTCAACTAGTTTTAGTGGAACGCCGACTGTAACTCTCCAGCAAACGGAGGATACAAACAATAAAAG aAGTAATAAAGTTACTCACAAAACGGGAAAAGTTCAGCCTCCAGAGAAGGAACAGCGCAGAAAGAAATTGAGTAAACGCAGTCGAACGATGGGTCACATCAAGATGAAGGCCGTTCAGTACACTCCGACCGAGGAAGACATTTCACAACTTTTGAAAGAATTCACCGTTGACTTTCTCCTCAACG GTTACAACGCATTGGTGGGCGAACTGCACCAGCAACTGCTGCAACAGGACGACCTTCCATTGGACAAATCGCACTTTCTCTGGCTCATAACCTACTTCCTACGCTTTGCGTCCCAACTGGAGTTGGATATGGAACACTTTAAAGATGTCTTCACTATTGATCTTTTATGCTACCTGACTTGGGAGGCTGTCCGGGAGACGGAGGAATTCGAAATGAATTCATTGCGGCCTTCAATCGACCTGAAACCTTGTCTGAGGCGCCTACATCTGGGCGTCACCGCTATTCGCGAATATCTTCAAGCGTTGGAAACGTATTCGCGTCTTGGCAGTTCACAGAATGCCGCTGGGAATGGATCGTCCCAAGGCTACGAAGAACGAATTTGTCAGCTACGTGGTTACCTGCCGGCGATACGTGATCTCCGTCAACTTTTCCTGCTCCAACTTCGTCATTTCAATCCAATTATTCAGAGTCGTCGTTATCTCCGTGACGTCATCACAGCCAATCACGTCCTTTTGCTGACGCTCGAGCGAGCCGCCCAGCAGTCGACGTACGGGCCGAGCTTTGATTTGCGGGATCATTTGCATCAATTCTGCTCCAAGACGATACTCACTCGATACGGAACCGCCCTCGAGGATTTCAAAACCAACGGCCCTTTTGTCAACGACTGCATTCTGACTGTATTGCATCATATCGGAGCTGATCTTGGACGAGCTGATCTCTTGTGCGAACCGGTTATTTTGCGTTCCTTCAGCAAAATCTGGGAGGAAGAATTCAAT ATGTGTGACGATTGGGACGACCTTATCGAATATGTTGTGCAGAAATTTTTGCGCAATTTTCAGACCGGCGGCTGTTACGATGTTGGGTCACCACAGAGGAGCGTGAGTGGATCGCCGGATCAAATGGGTGGTTCGCCAGCTACCGACACTGAAGCCCAACAACAGTTTGACGCTCAGGCATCTCCAGCAGGAGACGATGATCCATTTTTCGATGCTCCTCGCACCGATATTGAATCACTCAGGG GATTCCAAAAACAGCTCGACTGGATTCAGTCTTCCTTATTGGTTTCCTGCTCTGCTCGTTTGGGCACCTACAATGGCCAAGAATTCCGTAATCCGATCGCCAGTCTCAGTCGCAAAATGAAGGTGTCATGTCCGATCATTCCATGGACGGAAGTCGAAGCATCTGCCCTGCGCTCGGATCTCTTCCTCTTCCTGCTTCATCGCTTGGGCCTTCTTCCGCCCATCCCTCATGCCGGACTATATCCTCGTATCCCCCCGGAATGGTCTACGGATACTATATACAGCGTCGCTCTCTCGTTTGGCCCCATCGATCAGCAGAAAGTCGATTTCGATTTGTCACTCGTCAGCAAAGTCGAGTTACCCATTCCCAGCTCGCTCGCAGAGATGCCTGCAGATG GATCCCTACCACTGACTTGGCAACCTTATTTGGGTCCGGGGCCGTCCACATCGCTGTCGGCGGTCCCCCATCATTGGCTGCATTGGGTTGAACAATCAGGATCTTTGTTCCGATCAGCAGAAATCACAAGTCACGGACACAATAGTAGCCACAGCATCAGTAATCACAGTCATCGACCGCTCGATAG caTCAGCACGACTAGTTCGTTGGAAGTCCACAAAACGGACTCGAGCGATGACGAAGAAATGGAAGATGCCGTATTAAATGCGTGTACCGGTAGTGGAATGGGCAATATGACAGAAGGTGAACCAGTTTCGTCAAACGAATCTGTTTCCATGGAAGAAGTCCGTCCTGACTGGGCAGCGATGCAAATGAACACAGGTGGAGGTGGAGACTCTAGTAGCAATGAAGAAATGGCAGCGATTGGAAGTGAAATTTCCTTGTCCCGTGATGGCCGGgatgtttaa